The window AATAACATTCCAGGTTAATCTGGCAAAATCACAAGCAATAACCTCCATCAGAGGGTGGATGCAATCCATGCTTGTACCTCTATCTGTGTCGAAATGTTGCTCTCAGTGGGGGAAAAGGTTATTTTTCTAGCTTCTTTTTCCATTCAAGaatgtcatttcaaaacaacatGTTTTTAATTCACCTTTGCGTTTTCCATTTGACTTTTACTGCTGTAGGGCGCAAATCTCCCCTCATGTACCCTAATTTATTAAGTCAAATGACATCatgtgcatactgtatatctatctGTATGTACAATGCAAAACAATATTGGTTACAGAATCTACAGTACATTGTCCCGTGGCATAGGATTGCTCTCTCACAATGGATACTTTGCAATGCTCTGTACTCCCCCCTTTGGGATGCCTCAGTTTTTATCCAGGGCGACTTATTGAACTGCATCAATATTTGTCACTATTGACCTTCTCAGCCGGTGAGAAGGTGTGCTGAAGATAgggacaaagaaagaaagaatgaaaaGGAATAAGGGATTGCAAAGGCACACTAGATAAAGAGGCTACTTGCTTTATTTTAAGCTACGTTCAATCAAACTGCACTGGGTCTGTGACTATGTGACAAAAGGGGCATTGGCTGATAACACGGACGGACCAATAACACACAGCACTTGCTGATTCAGGCAGAGAGCCATTGAGTGCCACTCCATTATTACGAATCCATTGAGAGTCCTGACAATGATACCATACACTCTTTACGACTCCTTTTATCAGGcttaattgactttttttcactaTGATGTCTGAAAATGTCAGCCACGTGTCTTCTTTGGGTTATTTTCACTTATTCATGTAATGTAACAAGAAGGGCAAGGTAGACCGACTGAGGAAAGCAGACAAGAGTAGAGTCTGCAAGGAGCTAACAGAGGCAGAAGAGTTACTGTACTAGCGGGCTGTTTTTTCTAACGAGGCTAACAACTTTTTGCTGCTCCAAAAAGTAAATCCATCAACATGAAAAACTGCTGAGGAAATTTATTTCGGAAACatttgtgatgatgatgatggtgattatGTAGTCCAGAGTGCTCAAGCTAGAAAATCTTTCGTCAACACTTCTGTAtatctgtgtgttttctttattttaatgagtttTACCCATAGGTCTTTACAGGAACAATACGAAGCAACACACGCGGTTGCTGTGATCTGCCAGGAACTCCTCTGCCTCCCGTAGCATCTTCTAACTTCAGGCGATGTGTTTTCCTGCTTTCATCAATTGTGTCTATTGCTTCTGATCAAATCATTACAGTTGAAACCACACAATTACGAtcgtaaataataaaacattataAGGCTCACTTCATCTTCGTTATTAATTTCATTCTGTCTTATTACAAGAGTGAAAACAGGTAGCAGAAGTGAAGATTCGCTTATTAATTCAGTACTTTACTGCAACGAAAATGATGCCATCCCTCCTCATCATTCAGCACATGTTCATggtaacacattttgttttcatttctgaaatgcagcaggtaaacaaaaaaaataaaagcaaaaataataaccCATTTTAGGGAATGGTGGCACTTCTTATTATGACTAAGCTGTCTGTCAACCATTCGACCAGCTTGGATAGAAGAAACACATAAAACAAGGAAGGCGAAAAAATACTCTTGATGAGCTAATAGTTGCTTATTCCCTATATCAAAGCACGGTCTGTCTATAGGCCTAGTATACCGGTATGTGTTTAATAGAAGGAAGGTATTCAGTACCAGAAAAGATGTGAAGACTCCATTAATATGACTCCAATGTTAGTGCTACATCCTTATACCTGAAGTTTGCCCTGCTGGTGGTAAAGCAGATTGGCTGATCAGTCAGATGAGTGAGTCTAAGTAAGTTCCTTGTGGATTCCTCAAAAGAGAGGATAATgatgcacacacaaatacacacatacacccacccacacacacactgtaataCTGTGTCTGGCCGCACGAACGGGCACAATTGGGTCAACCCACGGGTGGCAAATGGGGTCTGTGGTTTTGGATCAAGTGCTGGAAAGTGACATCATCATCCCACTGGAGAAGAAAAGATCTGCAGTCTCCATCTCTTATGTATCATGGTGGGAGGGGGCTACATCTACTATCATTCAGCTTTGAATGTTTTATCCGCTTTTTACCCCTTTGCTTCATTACATGCCTAAAATTTTGATATGATAAATATTCGACGAGGCGGTCCTTTTAGCTCGCCGCATACAGTGCTTTCTTCCTTAAGTCACAAGGCACAAACAGAGCCTTGTCTttgatctttttcttttatgtaaTTCAGTAGGGGAAAGCATTTCATATTTTCCCTTTTAAGTATGCATTCATTAGAAGTACTTTTGGACTGATAGTattaaatttttaattacatCCCTTTAACTAGTTGCATTTCTTTGTTTATGGAAGGGTCTTAGTCTTTGGGAAGGGGTACAGGGTTGGGGGGTAGGAATGGGAGTCATGGCATGGCTGCAGGAAGGAGTTAGCTTTCAGTCCTACACAGTCTGAAAGGCCTTGGTCTGGGCAGGGACCATGAGGGTCGGGGGTGTGGGCCCAGACATATTCCTGGAGTTGAATTTGGGAGTGGTAGGGGGTTCGGGGTTCTTGGGTGGCACCACTGTGGTGTAGGCTGGAGGGGACTGGGGAAAGCCCGGAGGTTGTCCATTTTCCTTGAGCGCTGCAACTGCAGGTGGGCGGGGGCGGTGACCACGCTGGGCGCTGTTGTGCACCATCGACTGGGTGGAGGAGGCTCCTGAGCGTGAGCTGCCGGAGCGGGACGAGGACAGGGAGTTGGGCTTCACCAGCTTGGCCTTGGGAGCCTCTGCATCCTCCCTGTTGGGTAGGCACATGAAGAATATtcaataatgatgataatatatatatgtttgcaTACTATGTAGGAACAACACCATTATTTTGTATCATACAATGCCTAAATCTTTTCGGGTCAACCTTAAAATGTTTGTCAGGTTTCGCTCCGGCAGAAAAGTGGAATTCTCTCCACTGCATACAGCAGCACTTTCTCTTCAAAATACAATGGTAtaagtcagctttacagatgccaggTCTGTTATGAAGGCAGTTTGTGTTTTGGTACTGGCATATGCGGTTAATCATGGTGTGCTGTATCACATAGCAGTGACTCCAGGGAAAAAGTAGGCATCTATTTGAGGTGCAGCACTTTTTCAAGTGGATGACACATCCGGTGATTAATTGGAGTACTACATCTTTTAGAGAAGAGgcaactatttgaggaaatacagtacgtCCCCACTACTGTTAAAAATTTGACAATGGCCACAAAGTAAAATAGTCGCAGCGAGAAGGAGGAAGAGCAAACCTTATCTCATTTGGAGTCTCCTCTTCCTCAtacttctttttctcttttgttctGAAGACAAGCCAGACGGTTAATATGACGATGAGCACACCCAGGGAAATTCCCACTACTGTTCCAGCCATCTTACCCATATCCTTCACACCTGCGGAAACACAACAGATCCCATTAGAAATATTAGCTACAACTGCACATCTACtgtaataatgatgatgtaacaaaaataattccCCATTTAATTatacactgtcagagaggtatcaTTTATCAATatctttattattgtggttgtatatGTGTGGCGCAGAGGGTAAGAATATGCTCTGCCACCGGAGGATCGCCGGTTCGGATTCCTGCCCGAGCACATGTCGTCGTTGTGTCCtagggcaagacacttaacccacaatGCCCACGAATGGATGTTTGGTCatggtcggaggggccgtatGCGCAGAATGTCAGCCACGCTTCTGTCAGGCTGCCCCAGGGCAGATGTGGCTACATATGTACCTTACCACCACCAGAAAATTGGAAAGTCTTTGAAAGGAATtgtctttgagtgcctagaaaagtGTGATATAAGtgtaacaaattattattattaagtggtATAGAAGAGTACAGCATCATACTGACAattttttccaacattttgACCGAGTCAGataaccaagcaaaaaaaaaaaaagcctacccAAACTGCCCAATCTTCAACAAATTGattacaaacaggcaatattgCTTTGCTGTACACTCCTGAATTCAATTTACCACTATGGAAATCAAGCAGGTAGTGCTGAGCTGACATGTCaatttgtttacatgtgaccCCAACTGCTCGGCCTCTCTTGAAATGTATTAGTGTGACACTGAAACTTTAGTGTTGGAGCACAGGTGGCGACCACTAACCACCAGTACGTTCAGTGCAGTCCCTTGTGTTGGTGCATTGGGGAAGTGTAAGGGAGGGTGTGGGAGCAGAGAGGGGGAAATGAATGTATTTCCATCTGCAGTTTGCAACAATAGCCATCAGTCAGTGTGACAGGTGGAGGTGAGGTGAATGCCGCAACGATTTGCCATTCAAACACCCCCAAACACTCACGCTGCATTGGGACCTCAATGGTGCAGTTCTCCTCGCCCACATCATTGCTGGCTGTGCACCTGTAGACACCTGTGCTCTCCATGGTGAGGTTCCTCAGGGTCATGAGTTCAGGGTTCTTCAGATCTGAACAGCAGAGAAAAGTACATCCACATTACAATGTGGTTAGAAGTATTAGCCTACTCGTGGTCAGGAGCACCAGCTAAGTGTGAGGTCTATCACACTGAGGGGGTTTATAGGAAGCTTGTCTGACAATAATAATACTTCTCTACTGAAAGATCCAGAGTTCAATATATTTGTAAGGAAGGAATGTAAAGATTTTCTCGATATGAATGATTCCACAACTATAGCTCCATCCTTACTTTGGGAAAGAAGGAAAGCTGTAATtagaggcaaaatcatttcGTACTCGtccatacaagaaaaaaagcaaattggAGAAGACAATGAAATCACCttacagaagaatatgcaataaaTCCGACGGACCTACTTAGGAACCAACTTTATACTGCTAAACAACAACTTGATTGCTTATTATCAAAAAGAAGATAGTTCCTACAACAACAGCTAAGATACACTAATTTTGAGCTCAATATTCCAAACCAACTTCAAAGTAACAATgaaaaaacactaattacaaTTACAACTAATTAATTACAACCatacaagattcaaatgaaaaacttaCTAAATCACCACAGGATATTAATGATATATTCTACAACTACTACAGTAGCTTATATTCATCCCACaataagtcaaataaaaacGACATTGAAACTTTTATCAATAAcctaaacctaaaaaaaaaaaagctcatacCGGTTACGCTGGGCTTGCAGAAATTTGCTGAAGCAATGTCGAAATATCCACCTCCGGTTAGCAACAACAGTTACAAAGAATGAATTGGACATATCCCGAGTCAAAACAAGGAGCAACACAGGAGCTGCCTTTCAGAGGTGGAGGGGCCACAGGCAACTGCGAGAATTCACAAGTGATGCGGAATTAGCAACACTTCTGCTCGACAGGTAAGTTTATTACCTCTCTTtgattttttaattgattgtgcattccaaaaatataaaacatcaaaCCGAACACATTTAGTGTTACAGTAACACAGAGATGAGAAGGTTATGCTACCAACGTAGCAGCTGTGTCTAATGTTGGTGTGTTTTTAGTGCACCTCTTGCATGTCTGTGAGGGGCATGGCTTTGGTCAGTGACTCGAGACAGGGGATTAGTGAAGTGAgactacattcaaatcttgcctcTTTAAGTTGACAAGGAAACTTTGATTTCATCTCTTCAACCCTGGACACCCTGATTTTTATTGACTTCAAAATCAATAAAGATGACacaatgacagaaaaataataccTGAAAGTTTGAAATTAACAGTCGAAGATTTAGAGTCGATAAGAGAAATTAGATTTTAACTCAATATATCCCGCTTGGCTTCTCGACTCGGCTCTGCACTATTCTTAAAAGGAAAgaggaaataaagtgttgtttttcttttgaactAAACCCATAAAAACAAGGTAAACATAACTTGGTTCTGGGGCTGGAAGGAATGAATTCTATTTCCCgacattttaaaattgcattttaaaattaaaacaaaattgcttTTGTTCGTGAACATTTAAACTTGGAACAAATTAAGTTCATGACTCAGTGTTCCACTGTATAAAAAAGAGGACATCTTCAATCCTGCCCATCTTGAATACAATctcattcaaaatcaacagGGTTGTTGTGTTGACGTTAGCACAAGAACTTAATCGGGGAAATCTTGTTCCAATAGGGTTATTGCTGTAATAGAgcaaataatagaaaaatagcCCCTGAAAGTTtgaaagacatttatttatatattttttaaaacatttgtaaaaggaAGACTTTGTAAAAGGaagacacggtggacgactggttagcacatctgccttacagttctgaggaccggggttcaaatcccggccccgcctgtgtggagttcacatgttctccctgtgcctgggtgcgttttccccgggtactcttgtttcctcgcacatcccaaaaacatgcgtggtaggttgattgaagactataaattgcatgtaggtgtgaacgtgagtgcgaatgggtctttgtttatatgtgccctgtgattggctggcgactagtttaGGGTttactccgcctcttgcccaaagatagctgggataggctccaggatgcccatgaccctagtgaggataaacggtacagaaagtGGTGGAAGAGAATTTGTAAAAGGTTGAGAAGTGAAGGAATCTACCTTGGTCATTTTGTTTGGGATCTCGTTCAAAATCATTAGGATTATTGCTGTTGCTGTCTGTAATTGTGACGAGTGGAGAGGTTACAAGGGAAATTTGATCCGACCTCTGACCTTGGTTTCCTAGGCTATGCATTATTGAATCTCATTCCCAATCAGTAAGGCTTTTGCGTTGCTCTATTACAGACGAATGCTACTAGGAGTTTGAAGAAGATCTGTGTTTGATTCCATATAGCTCAGTAAAAAAGAGCTGATCGACAGATGCTGCGGTCCATGGacccaaaaaaagtcaagtaGATTTAATTATGAGCAGCGAAAGTAGAAAGAAGTGACTTATCATTTGGGTTTATGCTGTAAAAGGTTTGTGTCGCTATTGAGAGACGTGGATGTTGTCTAGTTATGTTCCAGGAGGAACAGCCAGAATCCACTGTATGTCACATTATCTTGTTTTAATGGAGTGTGGGAGCTTTCATGTACCGTATAATTTACTTGGATATAAGCTATCATATCAGTGTCATAGATATCTTCTTCTGATCACGACAAATCCTCATGTATATATAATTCCTCGCCGTGGATTACAAGTGGAAACCATccttaaaaaagcaaaaaccctTAGTACTGTATGATTAACTTGAAATGCAAGTGGGGGCCATACAaaccatgtacaaccccaattccaatgaagttgggactttgtgttacactgcaaagacaagatatttaatgttcaaactgataaactttattgtttttagcaaataatcattaacttagaattttatggctgccacaCATTCCctaaaagctgggagagggtcatgtttaccactgtgtaacatcaccttttcttttaacaacattcaataaacgtttggaactgaggacactaattgttgaagctttgtaggtggaattctttcccatttttgcttgatttacagtccggtctccattgtcgtattttacgcttcataatgcgccacacattttccattGGAGAcacgtctggactgcaggcaggccagtcgagtacccgaagccacgctgttgtaacgcgtggagaatgtggtttggcattgtcttgctgaaataagcagagacgtccatgaaaaattaTGTCttcacagatatgcaaattacccacgccattggcactaacacagccccatactgtcacagattctggcttttgaactttgcgtctatcacggtctggatggttcttttcctctttggcccggaggagacgacgtccacaattcggcacggtggttgactggttagagcgtcagcctcacagttctgaggaccggggttcaatccccggccccgcctgtgtggagtttgcatgttctccccgtgtctgcgtgggttttctccgggcactccggtttcctcccacatcccaaaaacatgcattaattggagactctaaattgcccataggtgtgaatgtgagtgtgaatggttgtttgtttgtatgtgccctgcgattggctggcaaccagttcagggtgtacgccgcctcctgtccgatgatagctgggataggctccagcacacccgtgaccctagtgaggagaagcggctcagaaaatggatggatggactcgtcggaccacagaaaacgtttccaatttgcatcagtccgtcttagatgagctcgggcccagagaagctggcagcatttctgggtgttattgataaatggcttttgctctgcagagcagagtttcaagttgcacttaaggatgtagcgccgaactgtatttactgacattggttttctgaagtgttcctgagcccatgtggtgatatcctttacacattgaagtttttgatgcagtgacgcgtgagggatcgaaggtcatgggcattcaatgttggtttttggctttgccgcttacatgcagtgatttctccagattctctgaaacttttgatgatattatgaccgtagatgatgaaatccctaaattccttgcaattgtacgttgaggaacattgtccttaaactgttagactattttctcacgcacttgttcacaaagaggtgaacctcgccccagctttgcttgtgaatgactgagcaattcagggaagctccttttatacccaatcatggcacccacctgttcccaattagcctgttcacctgtgggatgttccaaacaggtgtttgatgagcattcctcaactttctcgtcttttttgccacctgtgccagcttttttggaacgtgttgcagccataaaattccaagttaatgattatttgctaaaaacaatcaagtttatcagtttgaacattaaatatcttgtctttgtagtgtatccaaataaatataggttgaacatgatttgcaaatcattgtattctgtttttatttatgtttaacacaacgtcccaacttcattggaattgggcttgtaagtGATGTAGAATCAGTGGCCTAATTGTGAAAATCGAAATGCCCTGAGCCAGGTattgcattttaattattacaCAGCTCTTGATGGCAAATGTAGatgtaacatatatatatatatgttatatatgtatacatttataataatgtcaaggattaaaaataaataaataaataaataaaaagacttcACTGGATAAATGGAGGCCGTAAAAAGTGCTGTTATAAGAATGAATCCTTATAGCACATCTCTGCAGACATCTTTAGTGGGGTTAAATGGCCAATCAGTGTGCCACAAgacaagtcattttttttccttacctATAAGTGCCAGGTTTGGCAGTTTGCCAAGGCTCTTGCCTTTGTCTAGCACTCGCTCCCACTTGTAGTTGATGGGGTCGGAACCGTCACTGGATTTGCAGCTCAGCTTGACGTCGCTACCTTCCAGGTGGTCACCGTCCATCCGACATATGGGCTTTGAGGGTTTCACTGTTAAGGTAGCACGGAAAAAACTGGTGTCACTCAGTGGTATGACGAGCACACAAGATGTATTTAAGATGGAGCCAACATAAATATTTGATAGTAACACAATATTTTCAGTAGAGCATGAGTAGGAGCTAGTTGAAATTGTCAATATGTGTAGATCTGAATATGTGAAGACAACCTCTGTTTGCACTTTTGTGGCACTTTTGATTCGTGTATACATTCCTATTTAAAACTAGAAATTCATGGTCTTCAATGGAAATAATATATCCTAGGGTGCATCATCCAATGCCATTCATCCTTTTTCTGTAGGGTTTGGCCTCATTCGGGTCATGGGTGAACCAGATTAACCTTACATATAGTTTTTGATTGTGCGAGAAAGCTTGAGCAGAAAATTTGCACAAGCAAGGGAAAAACATGCAACTTTCACACAATAACACAATacttttcaatattaaactggtaatattactgtaataaataaaataacttcctATGTGACCAATTAAGTTTCTACTTATTGTAATGAAAGAAAAgatccagtaaaaaaaaagtgcccaatatatttttcaatacaaTCTAGCTGTTTCatagaaaataattaaataataacaaatacaatGATACAACAGAAACACTGAAGGCTGATAGTGTTACTAGTTTACTGTAGTACcagaaaattaataatttttgtaaatttttccAACAAAAAACAGGTACCTAATAGCGTCCTGATTATTTTCCTCTGATAGGAAGACTCCATGTTTTTGCATGGCACCAGTTCACAACAATTTACACTGCAAATAGTTCATAGTGTCACTGTCCAATCAAatgcaacacaacacaaatggcATTTCTCCTTATACAGTATTGATCACTGAAAACACCCACACAATTtttagtacatactgtataagtTTGATTACTGACCTGTGTGTATCaagcagccatccatccatccatccatccattttctttaccgcttatcctcactatgggcgggaggcgggctataccctcgccagccaatagcagtgaaacatagacacaaacaatcattcgcattcacattcacacctacgggcaatttagagttttcaatcaacctaccacacatgtttttcggatgtgggaggaaaccggtgtgcccggagaaaacccactcaggcacggggagaacatgcaaactccacacaggcggggccgggattcaaaccccggtccccagaactgttaggcagatgtgctaaccagtcgtgaaCCGTGCCGGTGTGTCAACCAGACTTAGAAAGTAAGCTTGGTTGTCAACCATTACATCCAGCAGTCTTCttgttgatttatttgaaatttagaaaacaaaaactacttCAAAAATGTAACACCATTTATGGTTCATGTTGACACCTCTTGTACTGTTATAAACCTGTGAAATGTGAACATGTACCAGATAAAACTGTGACTTATTGTTCTGCGCCAGAAATGTATTCTTTGTGAGCGCATCAAGACTATAAATCCAATCTATCCAGTGGTATAGAAAAGTGGTATAAATAAAAGCTTGCAGACCTTAAAGTGAAACACTTTTTGTTGTATACATTTTGCTCATTGCAGTGACCCAGCAGCAACCCATTTCCCAGGCTGCCTTGTGAGTTGATCAGAATGTTTGCgatgtataaataataaacatggaTGGACATAAAGGGATTTAAACATGAGACAAACAGTTCGATTCAGTCAATATATATCCATAGATGAGGAATAGGCGGGCTCAGTTCGAGACTGCAGCGAGTTTAAACAGTCGATGGAGACCTGTTCAATATGCCTGCTAAGCTGGCTGTGaatactgttattttctatttttttcttcccgtcACAGCTCAAAGGTTTCAGTCCAGCAGCTCAACACAGAGAACCACAAAAGAGAAGTGCTGGATGCTGCTGAAACGTGCACTGCCTCTCTGCCTTTACACCGGACAGCTTTTCTGAGctataaaaaagcaaaaatagcTCGGCTTCTATCCCAACAGCGTATTTTTAGATCAGTGGCGAGCTATTTTTAAACCGTCCTTTTCTATTTTGTCGTAGTCACAGTGTCGTCTTTTGTGCGTTTGGCTGGGGCTGATTTTCTGCGGCGATGCAGCATGTCGCTAAAGCTGCATTCTCGTTAGGTAGCTTATTTTAATCTTATAGAGaatttgtttacatgtgacttaaaatacatttgaaaactggttaaaaactattttctaaataaataattaattattcaaTTGATTTTGAGACAAAACTATCGATTCCCAAAATAATTTCTAACCTAATCTATTGAAGGATGTTCAAAAGACCAGGAGTAAGTTGTTGTTTCACAGTTAAACTACAACataggactggttgccagttaatAATAGGGCAGAAACTGTAtagaaacattcacactcacattccacTGTATagaaacaatcattcacactcacattcacacctatggacaattcttCTCaactcttcaataaacctaacatgcatgtttttggaatatgcaagcacagggagaatatcTTCAAGGCCAAAGCAAAGATTTAAACCCCAATCTTGTTGCTTAGTCAGGGTCAGCTCGAACTAACAAAGCAGGAATAAAAGCTGCACATACACATGCAACTACTATGAAGCCGCTCACAACAATATACAGTTCATGCATGCACGCAGTTGTAAATCTACAATTTTAAATCCACAATCAGGTGTGTTTCAGGAAAGTGGCTCATAAAAAGAAGCATTCACAATTCACGGGAGGCAGGCGCATAAACAACCTGCCTGGCACCAAGCTATTATCTTGGGGAACGAAATGCAAATGTCCGTCTCTCTCAAAATCGAAAGTGTCACCGCGAAAGCTGAGGGCAATTTGTAAAAATGGAGGCATTAACTCACTGAAATGTCTTTATGGAAGAGAGATGAGAGTGAGAGGATTAACAGACTGTTCTATTAGAAAACCAATAACCGCGGACCGAACTAATCTCCCATGATGTTTTAATAAATCGCCGCTTTTCTGTCACTGAGATGATCTCACTCTTCCCGCCGGACTTTGTGCCTGGCTTGAGTGGTATGCTCGCCACCGTTTTTTGCTGTTTGTCCTTCAGAattgtttgttgaaatgtttggcaTTGAGCAGGCAATGATGCACATTTCCACTGAGCTAACTCTAAAGCTTGGACAAAtgagggaaaacaaaaataatgaaaaataggaAGATGAAATAGACAATAATGACTTCGCTGAGGATTAGGAGGCCAAAACaagctaccccccccccccccccccccccccacacacacacacaatttgtgtaaataatttcCCTAA of the Phyllopteryx taeniolatus isolate TA_2022b chromosome 8, UOR_Ptae_1.2, whole genome shotgun sequence genome contains:
- the clmpb gene encoding CXADR-like membrane protein isoform X3; translation: MKKVVGDNATLPCHHQFQSSGSIDIEWLLQKPNSKQKVIITFFGGHVYTNEATSTDASHFSFAGEYLGGDASLLISDLLLTDSGEYYCKVKTGGKYHWSQVNLIVLVKPSKPICRMDGDHLEGSDVKLSCKSSDGSDPINYKWERVLDKGKSLGKLPNLALIDLKNPELMTLRNLTMESTGVYRCTASNDVGEENCTIEVPMQRVKDMGKMAGTVVGISLGVLIVILTVWLVFRTKEKKKYEEEETPNEIREDAEAPKAKLVKPNSLSSSRSGSSRSGASSTQSMVHNSAQRGHRPRPPAVAALKENGQPPGFPQSPPAYTTVVPPKNPEPPTTPKFNSRNMSGPTPPTLMVPAQTKAFQTV
- the clmpb gene encoding CXADR-like membrane protein isoform X2 → MTEVLLSPLSGGAQTEMKKVVGDNATLPCHHQFQSSGSIDIEWLLQKPNSKQKVIITFFGGHVYTNEATSTDASHFSFAGEYLGGDASLLISDLLLTDSGEYYCKVKTGGKYHWSQVNLIVLVKPSKPICRMDGDHLEGSDVKLSCKSSDGSDPINYKWERVLDKGKSLGKLPNLALIDLKNPELMTLRNLTMESTGVYRCTASNDVGEENCTIEVPMQRVKDMGKMAGTVVGISLGVLIVILTVWLVFRTKEKKKYEEEETPNEIREDAEAPKAKLVKPNSLSSSRSGSSRSGASSTQSMVHNSAQRGHRPRPPAVAALKENGQPPGFPQSPPAYTTVVPPKNPEPPTTPKFNSRNMSGPTPPTLMVPAQTKAFQTV
- the clmpb gene encoding CXADR-like membrane protein isoform X1; the encoded protein is MSATFRYLFLVLLSPLSGGAQTEMKKVVGDNATLPCHHQFQSSGSIDIEWLLQKPNSKQKVIITFFGGHVYTNEATSTDASHFSFAGEYLGGDASLLISDLLLTDSGEYYCKVKTGGKYHWSQVNLIVLVKPSKPICRMDGDHLEGSDVKLSCKSSDGSDPINYKWERVLDKGKSLGKLPNLALIDLKNPELMTLRNLTMESTGVYRCTASNDVGEENCTIEVPMQRVKDMGKMAGTVVGISLGVLIVILTVWLVFRTKEKKKYEEEETPNEIREDAEAPKAKLVKPNSLSSSRSGSSRSGASSTQSMVHNSAQRGHRPRPPAVAALKENGQPPGFPQSPPAYTTVVPPKNPEPPTTPKFNSRNMSGPTPPTLMVPAQTKAFQTV